One Lycium barbarum isolate Lr01 chromosome 5, ASM1917538v2, whole genome shotgun sequence genomic window carries:
- the LOC132639188 gene encoding uncharacterized protein LOC132639188 has translation MAEDLELWDIICDGPHIPVNKDKAGMEITPKMRQEYNEADKKAVKKNYKAKKIPVCRIGADEYNRISACKTAKEIWETLQTAHEGTTQVKNPKIGMLITETKVNAIYDAKDLAKLIVDELIRNLKTYEMKMTLKKTKKNEVMKERNLVLKAARGDSSDNESEMGNSSSESEDENDQGNISLMTIEDEATENGSISALMAKSDTDDDDKEINFLDIEKNLKDELNQVIDETEKERDDLRISSGEMKKQIHETNQQYILLESQVREGVKISFKGKGEANETFLVLEKMLKIAKLSLIAEIEMNVLLEKDLNRVKFDFDKALN, from the exons ATGGCTGAGGACTTAGAACTGTGGGACATTATTTGTGATGGTCCTCATATTCCTGTAAACAAAGATAAAGCTGGTATGGAAATCACTCCAAAAATGAGGCAAGAATATAATGAGGCAGACAAGAAAGCTGTGAAGAAGAACTACAAAGCAAAGAAGATTCCTGTCTGTCGAATAGGAGCTGATGAGTACAATCGAATTTCAGCATGTAAAACTGCTAAAGAGATCTGGGAAACTCTCCAAACTGCCCATGAAGGAACAACTCAAGTAAAAAACCCTAAAATTGGCATGCTCATAACAGA AACCAAAGTAAATGCCATCTATGACGCCAAAGATCTCGCTAAGCTGATTGTTGATGAACtaataagaaatctcaagacatATGAGATGAAGATGACTTTGAAGAAGACAAAAAAGAATGAAGTAATGAAAGAGAGAAATCTTGTTCTTAAAGCTGCAAGAGGGGATTCAAGTGACAATGAATCTGAAATG GGAAATTCTTCTAGTGAATCTGAAGATGAAAATGACCAAGGGAACATATCATTGATGACCATTGAAGATGAAGCAACTGAAAATGGGTCAATAAGTGCGCTTATGGCTAAGTCTGACACGGATGATGATGATAAGGAGATAAACTTTCTTGACATAGAGAAAAACTTGAAA GATGAGTTGAATCAAGTAATTGATGAGACAGAGAAAGAAAGGGATGACCTACGTATATCCTCTGGAGAAATGAAGAaacaaatccatgagacaaaccAACAATACATTTTGTTGGAAAGCCAAGTGAGAGAAGGGGTGAAAATATCTTTCAAGGGAAAAGGTGAAGCAAATGAAACCTTTCTAGTGCTTGAAAAGATGTTAAAGATAGCAAAACTAAGCCTCATTGCTGAGATTGAGATGAATGTGTTACTAGAAAAGGATTTGAATAGGGTTAAGTTTGATTTTGATAAAGCTCTCAATTAG